The proteins below come from a single Limosilactobacillus reuteri genomic window:
- a CDS encoding phosphate-starvation-inducible PsiE family protein — MKKIYKLAANFSHILRLCTIGALAILGILLTIILFTETFSLIPLMQDGIRIMLFLRFWIVLLSFFFSFMTMIIAALKHHGRIAVDFLLSLGIMALIRGLIAAHGQPYEILTNSIAILLLIIGMVILKHFMK, encoded by the coding sequence ATGAAAAAAATATATAAATTAGCGGCTAATTTTAGCCATATTTTACGTTTATGTACAATCGGCGCACTAGCAATTCTAGGGATTTTATTAACTATTATCTTATTTACGGAAACTTTTTCGCTGATTCCCCTTATGCAAGATGGAATACGGATCATGTTATTTTTAAGATTTTGGATCGTGTTATTGTCTTTTTTCTTTTCATTTATGACAATGATAATTGCCGCGCTAAAACATCATGGCCGAATTGCGGTCGATTTCCTATTAAGCTTAGGAATTATGGCTTTAATCCGGGGACTAATTGCCGCCCACGGTCAGCCTTATGAAATTCTTACTAATTCGATTGCCATTTTATTGTTAATCATCGGCATGGTAATATTGAAACACTTTATGAAATAG
- the tpiA gene encoding triose-phosphate isomerase, with protein MRKPFIAANWKMHKNVQESVEFVDAIKGKLPDPQEVEVGIAAQAFALPSMVHAADDSGLKIIAQNAAAEYSGAFTGEISLRGLADAGVSYVMLGHIERRHLFHEDNELVNRKVLAALQMGVTPIICTDETMVQKEVNGEIHYVFQQLMSVLRGVSLDQIKNVVVSYEPSWAVGYGQHANPVLAEEGCRQIRRTIADNYTYEIADKIRILYGGSVNPDNIGMIMNKPDVDGVLIGRASLDVDNFLRMVNYLKNDQEK; from the coding sequence ATGCGAAAACCCTTTATTGCTGCTAATTGGAAGATGCATAAGAATGTCCAGGAATCGGTTGAATTTGTGGACGCAATTAAAGGAAAACTGCCAGATCCGCAAGAAGTTGAAGTCGGAATTGCGGCCCAAGCTTTTGCATTACCGAGTATGGTTCATGCTGCTGATGATTCAGGATTAAAGATAATCGCGCAAAACGCGGCAGCTGAATATTCGGGAGCTTTCACTGGTGAGATTAGCTTACGAGGTTTAGCTGATGCCGGTGTTTCATACGTAATGTTAGGGCATATTGAACGGCGCCATTTATTCCATGAGGATAATGAGTTGGTTAATCGAAAAGTGTTGGCGGCCCTTCAAATGGGTGTTACCCCGATAATCTGTACGGATGAAACGATGGTTCAAAAAGAAGTCAACGGAGAGATTCATTACGTTTTCCAACAATTAATGAGTGTATTGAGGGGCGTTTCTCTTGACCAAATAAAAAATGTAGTTGTTTCCTATGAACCAAGTTGGGCAGTTGGATATGGTCAGCATGCTAATCCAGTTCTTGCTGAAGAAGGATGCCGTCAAATTCGGCGAACGATTGCTGATAACTATACTTATGAGATTGCTGATAAGATCAGGATTCTTTATGGGGGCAGTGTCAATCCAGATAATATCGGAATGATTATGAACAAGCCGGATGTGGATGGAGTATTAATCGGTCGGGCAAGTTTAGATGTTGATAATTTCTTGCGAATGGTCAATTATCTTAAAAATGATCAAGAAAAATAA
- a CDS encoding phosphatase PAP2 family protein — translation MKKDYLQFYQHITAPFYRHPWTIPLLRAVNKFVVWTMYVAYIVILVWVGKNNVLKAGPFLLIPGIGFILLSFIRQRIDAPRPYEKFPINPLILRQKTGDSLPSRHVFSATIIAMCGLRLNLILGVILLVLAVVSAITRVIGGVHFPRDVVVGFICGFICGSFLFLV, via the coding sequence ATGAAAAAAGATTATCTCCAGTTCTATCAGCATATTACAGCACCTTTTTATCGACACCCATGGACAATTCCTTTATTACGGGCGGTTAATAAATTTGTTGTGTGGACTATGTACGTTGCTTACATCGTTATATTAGTGTGGGTAGGGAAAAATAATGTCTTGAAAGCAGGACCTTTTCTGCTTATTCCCGGTATTGGCTTTATCCTGCTTTCTTTTATTCGCCAACGGATTGACGCGCCACGACCATACGAAAAATTTCCGATTAACCCCTTAATTCTACGTCAAAAAACTGGTGATTCATTGCCCAGTCGTCATGTTTTTTCGGCGACTATTATTGCGATGTGTGGGTTAAGGTTAAATTTGATTTTAGGAGTGATTTTACTCGTTTTAGCTGTTGTTTCTGCCATTACGAGAGTGATTGGCGGAGTTCATTTTCCTCGTGATGTGGTTGTCGGGTTTATTTGTGGCTTTATTTGTGGTTCGTTTTTATTTCTTGTCTAA
- a CDS encoding aldo/keto reductase — MKNVQIGGTSWKVSNVALGIMRMGTLAVTKAIDALESAHDAGINFIDSADIYGNDPQLGRGSSEIHFGEALKKSSLTRDDFYIQSKGGLFANADNKITRYDSSKKHLIAAVDGILQRMGIDYLDSFLIHRPDPLMEPAEIAEAFDQLQASGKVRHFGVSNFNPQQIALLQAATNQRLLIDQVQFGLKHTGMIDFGLHTNMTDDAAINHDGGLLEYTRRKQMTIQTWSPFQYGTFAGTFINNDQFPELNAMLETLAQKYKVSKNAIAVAWILRHPAHMQVLLGTMTPAHIIDSAKGSDITLTSQEWYDLYLAAGNDLP, encoded by the coding sequence ATGAAAAACGTACAAATTGGTGGAACAAGTTGGAAAGTATCGAACGTTGCATTAGGTATTATGCGGATGGGGACGTTAGCAGTGACTAAAGCGATTGATGCCTTAGAATCCGCCCACGATGCTGGAATAAACTTTATTGATTCAGCTGATATTTATGGCAACGACCCACAGTTAGGACGTGGATCTTCGGAAATCCATTTTGGTGAAGCATTAAAGAAAAGCAGTCTTACCCGTGATGACTTTTACATTCAATCAAAAGGAGGACTTTTTGCGAACGCGGATAATAAAATAACGCGGTATGATTCGTCAAAGAAGCATTTAATCGCTGCTGTTGATGGAATTTTGCAACGGATGGGGATTGATTATCTTGATTCATTTTTGATTCATCGTCCAGACCCTTTAATGGAGCCCGCAGAGATAGCAGAGGCCTTTGACCAACTTCAAGCATCTGGGAAAGTCCGCCATTTTGGAGTATCAAATTTTAACCCGCAACAAATTGCGCTCCTTCAAGCGGCGACAAATCAACGACTTTTGATTGACCAGGTACAGTTTGGCTTAAAGCATACGGGGATGATTGATTTTGGCCTGCATACAAATATGACTGATGATGCTGCAATCAATCATGACGGGGGATTATTAGAATATACGCGTCGTAAACAGATGACGATTCAAACATGGTCGCCTTTCCAGTACGGTACATTTGCAGGGACGTTTATTAATAATGATCAATTCCCTGAGTTAAACGCAATGTTAGAAACTCTTGCGCAAAAATATAAGGTAAGTAAAAATGCAATTGCCGTTGCATGGATTTTACGTCACCCTGCGCATATGCAAGTGTTGCTTGGTACCATGACGCCAGCTCATATTATTGACAGTGCTAAGGGGAGCGATATTACATTGACGAGCCAAGAATGGTATGATCTATATCTTGCGGCCGGGAATGATTTACCATAA
- a CDS encoding Na+/H+ antiporter NhaC family protein: MKTINKSKNSPEPVIGFSESLLILGVILCILGYPIIFKHQEPQAPLFISFVLLAVYGRIRGFKWDTVMGGMRHGLRAGVDPLIIFLSIGVLIATWIFSGTIPTIMYFGFEIISVKFFLPTVFIVCTLVGVACGSSFTTVSTMGIAFIGIGATLKINPGLTAGVIVSGAFCGSNISPLSGTTNLAASVGEISIYKHIKSLLTTDIPAWAICLILYTFLGLNSKNVSLGAVHQMMAGLQSGFWISGWALLPVLLLIVLAIFQVPAIPSLGLGSLFAVVLGWIHAPKTSLTTITNTIMTGYVSHTGDKTIDTLLSKGGISSMLTSLALIIFALALGGLLIKFNIISAIINHLTGIVKTPGRLTFSTALTCIGVNLLVGEHYLAIILPGQSFLPSFDKLGLKRVDLTRILNDAGAAVNAIVPWSVSGVFIASTLQINPLSFIPWAFFPFLVTILTIIAGMLVKVSVKSPAANLATE, from the coding sequence ATGAAAACTATTAACAAATCAAAAAATAGTCCTGAGCCAGTGATTGGTTTTAGTGAAAGTTTACTTATTCTTGGCGTTATTTTATGCATCTTAGGCTACCCTATTATTTTTAAGCATCAAGAACCGCAAGCCCCATTATTTATTTCATTTGTTTTGCTTGCTGTTTACGGGCGAATTCGTGGATTTAAATGGGATACCGTGATGGGGGGAATGCGTCATGGTTTGCGAGCCGGTGTTGACCCTCTCATTATCTTTCTTTCTATCGGCGTCTTAATTGCCACCTGGATTTTCTCAGGAACTATTCCAACAATTATGTACTTTGGGTTTGAGATTATTTCTGTAAAGTTCTTCTTACCAACAGTTTTTATTGTTTGTACCCTTGTTGGGGTTGCTTGTGGAAGTTCATTTACTACTGTATCAACAATGGGAATCGCCTTTATTGGCATTGGCGCAACTCTTAAAATTAACCCCGGTTTAACTGCGGGGGTAATTGTTTCAGGAGCCTTTTGTGGTTCGAATATTTCCCCGCTTTCAGGAACAACAAACCTTGCCGCCAGTGTTGGTGAAATTAGTATCTACAAGCATATTAAATCCCTGCTCACCACCGATATTCCTGCCTGGGCAATTTGTCTTATTCTTTACACTTTCTTAGGGTTAAACTCCAAAAATGTTAGTTTAGGCGCCGTTCACCAAATGATGGCCGGGCTACAAAGTGGGTTCTGGATCTCTGGATGGGCTCTTCTCCCAGTTCTGCTCCTAATCGTATTAGCCATTTTCCAAGTTCCTGCTATCCCTTCCCTTGGTCTGGGCTCACTCTTCGCGGTCGTACTTGGCTGGATTCATGCACCTAAAACCAGCCTTACGACGATTACTAATACCATCATGACTGGTTACGTCTCCCATACCGGTGATAAAACAATCGATACATTGCTTTCTAAAGGCGGTATCTCTAGTATGCTTACTTCTCTAGCCTTAATTATCTTTGCGCTTGCTTTAGGTGGCTTATTGATCAAGTTCAATATTATTAGCGCTATCATCAATCACTTAACTGGGATTGTAAAGACACCTGGTCGGTTAACATTCTCCACAGCTCTTACTTGTATTGGGGTTAACCTCCTTGTTGGGGAACACTACCTTGCAATTATTCTTCCCGGGCAATCATTTCTCCCATCATTTGACAAATTAGGCTTAAAGCGGGTTGATTTAACCCGGATTCTCAATGATGCAGGAGCCGCAGTCAACGCAATTGTCCCATGGAGTGTTTCTGGGGTATTCATCGCTAGTACCTTACAAATCAATCCATTAAGTTTCATTCCTTGGGCATTTTTCCCATTCCTCGTTACGATCCTAACTATCATTGCAGGAATGCTCGTGAAAGTCTCAGTCAAAAGCCCTGCTGCAAACTTAGCAACTGAATAA
- a CDS encoding DUF3427 domain-containing protein, producing the protein MDNSVLQDAILNGLISTQYQGNTLLGPQLLTNNQSSTIWQTLRHELLSCKDFTWSVAFITLDMLVPFKAVMADLAQQGVHGTIITSNYLNFNHPAMFEELQKIPNLTVRIADLNGFHTKGYLFDHGKYQTVIIGSANFTRSALLVNKEWNLKLSSRQEGSFFQQLTTELDTVKHESTVLTSEWIAEYRKNWQPPKTRVTQPEKLKPIEPNQMQQAALGQLSTLIKTGAKKGLVVSATGTGKTYLGAFAVKKYQPRRFLYIVHREQIAKKSLASFRRVIGGKKTDYGLLTGNRHDWNAKYLFATVQTLSQQAVLNKLKATEFDYILIDEAHRAAAPSYQRILNHFMPQFWLGMTATPERMDNQDVFKLFDYHLAYEIRLKDALAAKMLAPFHYVGVTDYEVDGEVITETSKLNQLIAVKRVNYVLNQLDYYGYCGDQPRGLVFCSRQAEAKELAVQFAAANHPAIALTNQSSSQERAKAVEQLEAGKIEYIITVDLFNEGVDIPSVNQIVMMRNTQSPIVFIQQLGRGLRKYPGKDFVTVIDFIGNYQHNYMIPLALNQDNSRSKDQARREVKVPTNFDVSTINFTKVAEEQILASLDKVKLDSMRELRQAYHDLTNQLGRTPLLDDFYRYGSVDPRVFAQNSQLNHYGDFLEKMGIELKLTNYERQVLAFLTKELLNGKRPHELILLQRLLRGTCLIDAFKAELKHQNIRVTPAVLQSVDDILSLQFFNVKAGKQVKKDQYGGQPIIDHPDLLTYQLNSKIRAGLESHNDFKRLFIDVLTTGLEIAKQYDLKQAFTLYQQYDRKDVCRLLNWPLDVSAPLYGYRVAEDVCPIFITYHKDVEEKRSAIYNNQLQDGRSLRWYTRTPRHLSSDEVQRLLAGVKEGKPQVKLHLFVKQSDAVGKEFYYLGPAYIQPDSVREELVGPKKKAAVGMDLVLEHPLTSTMMNLLAM; encoded by the coding sequence ATGGACAATTCAGTGCTGCAAGATGCAATTTTGAATGGACTTATTAGTACTCAATATCAAGGTAATACGCTGTTAGGTCCGCAATTATTAACCAACAACCAATCATCGACAATTTGGCAAACGTTACGGCACGAATTACTGTCATGTAAAGACTTTACGTGGTCAGTTGCCTTTATTACGTTAGATATGTTAGTCCCCTTTAAGGCAGTGATGGCTGACTTAGCACAGCAAGGAGTACACGGGACCATCATTACCAGTAATTACTTGAATTTTAATCACCCCGCGATGTTTGAAGAATTGCAAAAAATTCCTAATTTAACGGTCAGAATTGCTGATCTTAATGGATTTCATACTAAGGGGTATTTATTTGATCATGGGAAATATCAGACCGTAATTATTGGGAGTGCTAATTTTACACGGTCTGCTTTATTAGTTAATAAGGAGTGGAATTTAAAATTAAGTTCCCGCCAAGAAGGAAGCTTTTTTCAACAACTAACGACGGAATTGGATACTGTTAAACATGAGAGTACTGTTCTAACGTCAGAGTGGATTGCGGAGTATCGCAAGAATTGGCAACCACCAAAGACTAGGGTGACGCAACCAGAAAAATTAAAACCAATTGAACCTAATCAAATGCAACAGGCCGCTTTAGGACAATTAAGCACTCTGATAAAAACTGGCGCTAAGAAAGGATTGGTCGTTTCAGCAACGGGAACTGGAAAAACATATCTGGGAGCATTTGCAGTTAAAAAATATCAGCCGCGCCGTTTCTTATATATCGTTCATCGAGAACAAATTGCCAAAAAATCGTTAGCTAGTTTTCGACGAGTTATCGGCGGCAAAAAAACTGATTATGGGTTATTGACAGGTAATCGCCATGATTGGAATGCTAAATATTTATTTGCAACTGTCCAAACACTAAGCCAACAAGCAGTACTGAATAAGCTCAAAGCTACCGAATTTGACTACATTTTGATCGATGAGGCCCATCGTGCAGCAGCACCTAGTTATCAACGAATTTTAAACCACTTTATGCCGCAATTTTGGTTGGGGATGACTGCAACCCCTGAACGAATGGACAATCAAGACGTATTTAAACTGTTTGATTATCATTTAGCCTATGAAATTCGGCTGAAAGATGCATTGGCTGCTAAAATGTTAGCACCATTCCATTACGTGGGGGTTACCGATTATGAAGTTGATGGAGAAGTTATTACTGAGACTTCTAAGTTAAACCAATTGATTGCTGTAAAACGGGTTAATTATGTTCTTAACCAATTAGACTATTATGGATATTGTGGCGATCAGCCCCGTGGATTAGTATTTTGTAGTCGGCAGGCAGAGGCAAAAGAATTGGCAGTCCAATTTGCCGCGGCTAACCATCCTGCAATTGCATTGACAAATCAAAGTAGTAGTCAAGAGCGAGCAAAGGCAGTTGAGCAATTAGAGGCAGGAAAGATTGAGTATATCATTACCGTCGATCTTTTTAATGAAGGGGTCGACATCCCATCAGTAAATCAGATTGTAATGATGCGTAATACCCAATCACCAATTGTGTTTATTCAACAACTAGGGCGCGGCTTGCGTAAATATCCTGGTAAAGATTTTGTGACAGTTATTGATTTTATTGGAAATTACCAACATAATTACATGATTCCTCTTGCTCTTAACCAGGATAATAGTCGAAGTAAGGATCAAGCGCGCCGTGAAGTTAAGGTGCCAACGAATTTTGACGTTTCAACCATTAACTTTACGAAGGTTGCCGAAGAACAAATTTTAGCCTCCCTCGATAAAGTTAAATTGGACTCGATGCGTGAATTGCGACAGGCATACCATGATTTAACTAACCAACTAGGGAGAACACCATTGCTGGATGACTTTTATCGTTATGGTTCTGTTGATCCCCGAGTATTTGCGCAAAATTCCCAGCTCAACCATTATGGTGACTTTTTAGAAAAGATGGGGATAGAACTTAAATTAACAAATTATGAGCGTCAAGTACTAGCCTTTTTAACTAAAGAGTTGCTTAACGGTAAACGGCCACATGAATTGATTCTCCTTCAACGCTTACTTCGCGGTACGTGTTTAATTGATGCTTTTAAAGCAGAATTAAAGCATCAAAATATTCGCGTTACGCCAGCTGTTTTACAATCAGTTGACGATATTTTAAGTTTGCAATTCTTTAATGTAAAAGCTGGTAAACAGGTAAAAAAGGATCAGTATGGCGGACAGCCGATTATTGATCATCCAGATTTGTTAACGTATCAGTTAAATTCAAAAATTCGAGCAGGACTAGAAAGTCACAATGATTTCAAGAGGCTGTTTATAGATGTACTAACAACGGGACTTGAAATCGCTAAGCAATATGACCTCAAGCAAGCATTTACCCTTTATCAGCAATATGACCGCAAAGATGTTTGTCGTTTATTAAATTGGCCCCTCGATGTAAGTGCGCCGTTATATGGGTATCGAGTGGCAGAAGATGTGTGTCCAATTTTCATTACCTACCATAAGGATGTGGAAGAAAAAAGAAGTGCTATTTATAATAATCAACTACAAGATGGACGTTCATTGCGCTGGTACACACGGACACCTCGGCATCTTTCATCTGATGAGGTCCAGCGGTTGCTTGCAGGAGTAAAAGAGGGTAAGCCGCAAGTAAAATTACACTTATTTGTAAAACAGAGTGATGCAGTTGGCAAAGAATTTTATTATTTAGGTCCTGCTTATATTCAACCGGACTCCGTAAGAGAAGAATTGGTTGGACCAAAGAAAAAAGCGGCAGTGGGGATGGATTTAGTTTTAGAACATCCATTGACCTCAACTATGATGAACCTATTGGCAATGTAA
- a CDS encoding cytochrome B5: MRGNVYDVSEVPEWKGAEIHGNVFGHDLSDVTYQQAAKKCSPVSKLPIIGKLVD; this comes from the coding sequence GTGCGTGGAAATGTTTATGATGTTTCTGAAGTTCCAGAATGGAAAGGCGCAGAAATCCACGGTAATGTTTTCGGCCATGATTTATCAGATGTCACCTATCAACAAGCAGCCAAAAAGTGTTCACCGGTTTCAAAACTTCCAATTATTGGAAAATTAGTTGACTAA
- a CDS encoding SDR family NAD(P)-dependent oxidoreductase: MQTVVISGGTSGIGLATADIFLKNGWNTVLIGRDTEKGMQVKQQLGETYSPTQVAFIQADISKSSEVEHAKQITLSKFKTVDAVINNAGIVIHGEVHETSEEDWDKIFDVDVKGTFLVSKAFLPTMIEQDHGSIVNISSVSGMAGDRAMVAYNAAKGAIINMTRAMAIDYGKNNIRVNVVAPGPTNTPLFHQDKQKFAKNSPLNRIVEPEEVAAAIYFVASPAASAITGEVIPVTAGFEISTGQPM, encoded by the coding sequence ATGCAGACAGTTGTTATTAGTGGTGGAACCTCTGGGATTGGTCTTGCCACTGCTGACATTTTTCTTAAAAATGGATGGAATACGGTACTTATCGGTCGTGATACCGAAAAGGGGATGCAAGTTAAACAACAATTAGGCGAAACGTATTCCCCGACACAAGTTGCTTTTATTCAAGCCGATATTAGTAAATCAAGTGAGGTTGAACATGCTAAGCAAATAACCCTCAGTAAATTTAAAACCGTTGATGCGGTTATCAATAATGCAGGAATCGTTATTCACGGCGAGGTTCATGAAACCAGTGAAGAAGATTGGGATAAAATCTTTGATGTTGATGTTAAGGGAACTTTCCTCGTTAGCAAAGCCTTCTTACCAACAATGATTGAACAAGATCATGGTAGTATCGTTAATATTTCCTCTGTCTCAGGAATGGCTGGTGATCGAGCAATGGTTGCTTATAATGCCGCCAAGGGAGCGATTATTAACATGACTCGGGCAATGGCAATTGATTACGGTAAAAATAATATTCGCGTAAATGTTGTTGCACCCGGTCCGACTAATACCCCGCTTTTTCACCAAGATAAACAAAAATTCGCAAAAAACAGTCCATTAAATCGGATTGTTGAACCCGAAGAAGTCGCCGCTGCAATTTATTTTGTGGCTAGCCCAGCTGCTAGTGCAATCACGGGAGAAGTAATTCCTGTAACAGCCGGCTTTGAAATCTCAACTGGACAACCAATGTAA
- a CDS encoding NAD(P)-dependent oxidoreductase — protein sequence MIRVGIIGASGMAGSAIYKLASTKKDLNVTGIVRNESKARKILGDDANLISGDIFALSDSLLSRFDVIVDAYGTSPENADRQVRLAEKLVVLARKHKIRLIFILGAGSLKTGKDKHLFVDDIEKMSGAETWINTPRQQLKELQYLETISDIDWLGISPSAVFEAGVATNYILGQDELLFNEQNESKVTAGTMAKLVVNEILAPRHHRERITVVDAE from the coding sequence ATGATAAGAGTTGGAATAATTGGTGCTTCTGGAATGGCAGGCAGTGCAATCTATAAATTAGCATCGACGAAAAAAGATTTGAATGTAACTGGAATTGTTCGAAATGAGAGTAAGGCCAGAAAGATCCTTGGTGATGATGCCAATTTGATCAGTGGTGATATTTTTGCCTTAAGTGATAGTTTGTTGTCGCGGTTTGATGTAATTGTTGATGCATATGGTACTAGTCCAGAGAATGCGGATCGGCAAGTAAGACTGGCTGAGAAATTAGTAGTTTTAGCCCGGAAACATAAAATCCGGTTAATTTTCATCCTCGGTGCCGGAAGCCTTAAAACTGGTAAGGATAAGCATCTATTTGTTGATGATATTGAAAAGATGTCTGGTGCTGAGACATGGATTAATACACCCCGCCAGCAGTTAAAAGAATTACAGTATCTTGAAACTATTTCTGATATTGACTGGCTAGGAATTTCACCATCGGCAGTATTTGAAGCTGGGGTTGCGACTAATTATATTCTTGGTCAGGATGAATTATTATTTAATGAACAAAATGAATCAAAGGTAACTGCAGGAACAATGGCAAAGTTAGTGGTCAATGAAATTTTAGCACCACGCCACCATCGTGAACGAATTACCGTTGTTGATGCAGAATAG
- a CDS encoding RBBP9/YdeN family alpha/beta hydrolase → MKNAYLIHGTSTRDDDWFPWLEEEAKPVITLDRIWLPNPFNPQQAEWDQAVDDQIHPQDNLILVAHSLGCITALRYIEHHHVKDARLLLVGAFDKELPAYPELDEFMKDRPHYEHILPKLAKATVITAKDDPIAPYQNSIAVANKIRAKLIVKEKGGHFLTSDGFTKFSLALKELNRLAK, encoded by the coding sequence ATGAAGAACGCATACTTAATTCATGGTACGTCTACCCGTGATGATGACTGGTTTCCATGGCTCGAAGAAGAAGCAAAACCAGTAATTACCCTTGATCGGATATGGCTACCAAATCCCTTTAATCCCCAACAAGCTGAATGGGATCAAGCGGTTGACGACCAAATTCATCCCCAAGATAACCTCATCCTTGTTGCCCATAGTTTAGGATGTATTACCGCCCTTCGTTATATTGAACATCATCATGTTAAAGATGCACGACTTTTACTTGTGGGAGCATTTGACAAAGAATTACCAGCTTATCCTGAATTAGATGAGTTTATGAAAGATCGGCCTCATTATGAGCATATACTCCCTAAACTTGCTAAAGCTACCGTTATAACAGCCAAAGATGACCCAATCGCTCCTTATCAAAATAGCATTGCGGTCGCTAATAAAATTAGAGCAAAACTCATAGTTAAAGAAAAAGGCGGCCACTTTTTGACTAGTGACGGCTTCACAAAATTTTCTCTAGCCTTAAAAGAATTAAACAGATTAGCTAAATAG
- a CDS encoding cation diffusion facilitator family transporter, whose amino-acid sequence MTKFKRHTAEEMNNWEKTQANELAKIRASQHHLIYNLVAYVVISIIEYWLAEISKSQTLRADAFNNLSGIISTFLLMMGLHIAQDVDDDDIIGAQLPSGNYQAHMGSDQRVQFVRWRYETIFSLVTAVVMVAIALSVIIDGIKSLLNPASRVVPQPVALIGAGIASVIMLVVWYMNRQTGLKLKNAALLASAQDSLSDAFTSIGTLISIGGALLFNLRWLDGATSIVVGFFILYSGLKIFFESSLNLTDYFDPRAEREYRQTITNIPHVVKVVELKAHYNGNVVTLDASVMVNAKMTILKSFQLSEHIENVMREKFGIIDTDISFVPDPHSFSDKDISGEF is encoded by the coding sequence ATGACTAAATTTAAAAGACATACAGCCGAAGAAATGAATAACTGGGAAAAAACGCAAGCAAATGAACTAGCAAAGATTCGAGCTTCCCAACACCATTTAATCTATAACTTGGTTGCTTATGTTGTTATTTCAATTATCGAGTACTGGTTAGCTGAAATAAGTAAATCGCAGACGTTACGAGCCGATGCCTTTAACAACCTTTCGGGAATTATCTCGACCTTTTTATTGATGATGGGCTTACACATTGCCCAGGATGTGGATGATGATGATATCATCGGCGCACAGCTGCCTTCGGGAAATTATCAAGCGCACATGGGATCTGACCAGCGAGTACAATTCGTTCGTTGGCGTTATGAGACAATTTTTTCCCTTGTCACAGCGGTCGTTATGGTTGCGATTGCCTTAAGCGTTATCATTGATGGCATTAAAAGTCTCCTCAATCCTGCAAGTCGGGTGGTTCCCCAACCAGTCGCATTGATTGGGGCCGGAATCGCGTCAGTTATTATGTTAGTTGTTTGGTATATGAATCGCCAAACAGGGCTTAAATTAAAAAACGCCGCGTTGCTTGCTTCTGCCCAAGATAGCCTGAGTGATGCTTTCACCAGTATTGGAACTTTGATTTCAATTGGCGGTGCTCTCCTCTTTAACCTTCGTTGGCTTGATGGTGCTACCAGTATTGTCGTTGGTTTCTTCATTCTGTATTCTGGACTAAAAATTTTCTTTGAAAGCAGTCTTAACTTAACCGACTACTTTGATCCGCGGGCTGAACGGGAATACCGCCAAACAATCACCAATATTCCACACGTTGTAAAAGTTGTCGAACTAAAAGCTCACTATAACGGAAATGTGGTCACGCTTGATGCTTCCGTGATGGTTAACGCTAAAATGACGATCCTCAAAAGTTTCCAATTATCAGAGCACATCGAAAATGTAATGCGAGAAAAATTTGGAATAATTGACACTGATATTTCTTTTGTCCCCGACCCTCATTCATTTTCTGATAAGGATATTTCTGGCGAATTTTAA